The genomic stretch TGCTGTCGGTGGTCGACACCCGCGAGATCGAGCCGCCGCTGTCGCGGTTCGGTGGCAAGGACCGTTCAGACAGAGAACAGCTGTTCGAGGACGAGGCCAAGCGGGCAGTCGATAGCGTCGCCGGGCTCGCACGGACACACCTCTCAGGTCGAGTCACCGGAACAGTCGAGCGAGGCGTGCCGTTCCAGGCGATCAACGAGTACGTCGAGGCACACGACATCGACGTGGTCGCGATGGGGACCCACGGACGGACCGGCCTCCAGCGACTCCTGCTGGGCAGCGTCGCCGAGAAGGTCCTTCGGACTGCGAGTGTCCCGGTCGTTGCAGTCCCGTCGACCGCCGACGAGATCGAGCCCGGCGAGGGAAGCTACGAGAACATCTTGCTGCCGACGGACAACAGCGATGGCGCGTCGGTCGCGATCGACTGGGGGATGACGCTGGCGACGCTGTACGGTGCGATGGTATACACCATCTACTCGGTCGATACGAGCCTGTTGTCCGGGTCCGAGAGAGCGAGCGAGATCCACGGAGCGCTGGAACGGGTCGGCCGAGACGCGCTCGATGCGGTCCGACGGCGTGCTCGGGCGGCCGACATCAGTGTCGCGGGCAACATTGGGAGCGGACCGGCCGCGCGCGTGATCCTCGCCGAGAGCGGCGACCACGACATCGATCTGATCGTGATGGGGACCCACGGCCGTTCCGGTATCGACCGGTACCTCATCGGCAGCGTGACCGAGACAGTCGTTCGCAACGCCGACGTGCCGGTCTGCTGTGTCCCGATGACGGAGCTGTGAGTCCACCGCCGAGAACTATTTAGCGTTCCGACGGCTACGAGCGGTCACGATGATGGCGACGACCCACGCGCTCTGGGGGATGGCGGTCGCGTTGCCGGTCCTGGCGAGCGAGCCGACACTCGCGCCGGTAGCCTTCGGAGCGGGACTCGCGGGTGGTCTGCTCCCCGACCTCGATCTCTACGCCGGCCACCGGAAGACGCTGCACTATCCGGTGTATGCGCCGCTGGCCGCTGTCCCGGCGGTCACACTCGCGATCGCCACGCCCTCGACGGTGACGGTCGGGATCGCCGTGGGCCTCACCGCGATGGCGCTCCACGCCGTCACCGACGCTGCGGGCGGTGGCCTCGAACTCCGACCGTGGCTCGCCGACTCTGATCGGGCCGTCTACAGCCACTATCACGGCCGCTGGATCCGTCCCCGGCGGTGGGTCCGCTACGACGGTGCTCCCGAGGATCTCGCCGTCGCCGGCATCGCGACCGTGTCACTCGCCGCCGTCGCCGGCAGTGCCGTCACCGCGGTCGCCGTCGCGTTGCTGGCTGTCTCGGCCGTGTACGTCCTGGTGCGCAAGTCGCTGGCGACGCTGGCCGAGCACCTCGTCGGCCTGCTCCCGACACCCGTCCTGTCCTACGTCCCCGAGCGCTACCGCGAGAGTCAGTAGTCTCTGCGGTCGGGAGCGATGCCACCGATTTATCTGACTGCTGGGCGAACATCGCGGTGATGTACGACCGAATCCTCCTCCCGACGGACATGAGCCCCGGTGTCGACCGGGCGATCGAGCACGCGATCGACGCCGCCGAGCGATACGACGCCGCCCTCCACGTGCTGTACGTCGTCGACGCCGACGCCTACAGCTCCTACCCCGGCGACGAGTACGTCCACGAGTTCGAAGGACTGGAACACGCGCTCGAAGAAGCCGGCCGCGACGCGGTCGAAGCGATCACCGCCAGGGCGGCCGACGCGGGGATCGACACGGTGAGCGAGATCCGCCACGGTGTCCCACACGAGGAGATCCTCGCGTACGGCGACGAAGCCGACATCGACCTGACTGTCGTCGGGTCGAAAAACCGGGCCGGAGAGTACCGTCGGCTGCTCGGCAGCGTCGCAGAGCGGGTTGCTCGACTGTCGGAACGGCCCGTAACGGTCGTGAAGACGCCGGTCGAATCGTCCTGATACTGCCGGCTGTAACTGTGTCAAGAGGGTCGCGACCACGGGGTCGCAACAGTCTGTACAGACGTACGGCCGGCAGTATGAGCACGTCGACGACCGCGCGGCGGTGGCACGCGACACCGCTATGTGTGTCGACCGAGCAGTACGATCACGATGCCACCGGACGAACGAGAGATCGAGCGGACCATCAGATACGGGTTAGTAGCGGTCTTCGTCCTGGGGCTCCGTCGTCGCGACCCTGGGACGGTGGTAAACGCCGCCGTCGGCGTGATCGGCACCTACCTGACCGAGTTCGTCGAGCGAACGTGTGGCGTGAAACTGCAACCGTGGCACCACCTGTACGTCGATACCGCGATGATCACCCACGCCGTGGGAATGCTGGGGCCCTACGACGACATCCAGTGGTGGGACCACGTCACCCACATCCACTCGGCGACGATTCTCGGCGGGGCCGTCTTCGCGATCTGTCGGCGGACGGGCCGCGATCCCGGTCCGAGAGTCGTCGCCGCCGTCGCCTGTGGCGGCCTGCTGTGGGAGCTCGTCGAGTACGCCATCCACGTCGGAGCCGATCAAATCGGCGTCGAGCCGGTCCTCGTGAACTACGGCAAGCGCGATACGCTGCTCGATCTGCTGTTCGACCTCGTCGGCGCAGTGCTCGTCCTCGCGCTCGGTGATCGCGTCCTCGGAGATCTGGCGACGGCAGATACCTGACGAGCCAGCAGAGGGTGAGCGGAAGTGGCGATCCGGCGAGAGAGAGTGGCCAGACGTGACTGTCGAGTGACGTTTAGTCGGCGGGTTTCCCGAAAGCGACACCGGACGGCGCGTATTGGAGAATCTATCACATCGAATGACAGTATCGGGACCTCTTACAGCATCAGTGGCAGTCATCGAGCCATACAAGACAGAACTCGTGCAAAGACGAACGACATCCTGCACTGGGGAAGCGAACGAGCGACCGTCGAGCATCGCTCGACGAACAGTGATCGATACCGGACGACAGTACGCTAGTCCAACGATGCTGGATCGCAGTGGGAAAAGAACGAACATCGGACCCGACGGGATAGCGGAGCGGCGTCCCCCGCTGCTCGTCACCGGCCGACGGCCTGCTTTACACGCTTAGTTCTGTAAAGCTTGGTGGCAACTAGCTGCTAGCACGGGCGAGCGAGGACACTGGTCAGAGTGTGATCCCGTCGAGAGCGTCCTACAATGGTCGACTCGACGACGGTAGCTAACTGGATGGGATTTGTATATGACGAATATCGTGTTACCATACAGACTTTTGTTCTCTTTTAGATAATATTGGTCGTGTTTTACTGTACAGTATTTACCAACACAGACCGTACGCGGAGTTCGTCGAGACGTAGCGGCGGTAGCGTGACCGCTCTCCCGCATACAGGCAGTTTCGAGCGATATTGGACGATCGTATGGCATAAGTGGATGTTCTCCGTGGGACGACTTCGGCTTCGCCGTGCGTCGACGCGCGTGGACGGTCGACCGTACCGTCGGACAGCAGCGTTCCAGTTGGTGCGGCAAGGCCCTGGACTACCCGGTGTCGGACTACGTGTACGTGATGTTGAGTTCGATGACGTTGGCGACGCTCTTGAGCTTCGCAGGGAGTTCCGAACGGAAGCGATCTCCCTGGAGTCGGCTCGTCGGTCCGGAGACGCTGATCGCGCCCTCGACGACGTCGTCGTTGTTCACGATCGGGACGGCGACACACCGCAGGCCCTTGACGCGGGCTTCGTCGTCGAAGGCGACGCCCTCGGTTCGAACGCGTTTCAGGCGCTCGAACAGTTCGTCGCGTTCGGTGATCGTGTTCTCGGTCATCCCCGGGAGGCCGTGTTGCTCGATGATCTCGTCGACGCGTTCCTCGGGGAGGTGTGCGAGGATCGCGTTACCCAGCGCCGTGCTGTGGAGGTTGACCCGCTGGCCGACGTAGGAGTCGGTCTTGACGGCGTCGGCTCCGTGATCCCGGTGGATGTAGATCCCCTTGCCGTTCTCCTCGACGAGGAGGTTCGCCATCTCGCCGGTCTCCTCGGCCAGGTCGGTCACTTCGTCACGGGCGATGTCGTATATCTGCTCTCTGTGTCGGGCCTTGCCCCCGAGCGCGAGGTGTTTGAGACTGAGCCGGTACGTGCTGCCGTCCTTGACGACGTAGCCGTCCCCTTCGAGCGTGCTCAGGTAGTTGTGGATGCTGCTCTTCGACAGCGAGAAGGCGTCGGTCAGCTCCATCAGACTCGCCTCGTTGCGGCGGCGCAACTCTTCGAGGATCTGGAAGGCCGTTTGCACTGACTGTATCTCGCCGGAGTTGTTCCGTTGGGGCATCGGTGTCGTCTTTCCCGTGTGTGATAATAAAGCTACTCCACCAATACTGAACGGCGGTCGCCGATGTCCGAACGGGCGGTGGTCCGTGTCCCACGAAAAATCGGCTGCTAGGGGCTGGACACCGGCGGTCGAGGCTTCCAAAGAGGCTAAATGAGTGGGGCCTAATCGACCAGATATGCGTCAGATGCCAGCGATTGGACTCGGTACGTGGCAAAACACCGACCCGGACACCTGTCGAGAGAGCGTCCGTCTCGCACTCGAAGCGGGCTACCGCCACGTCGACACCGCACAGTACTACGACAACGAACGGCTCGTCGGAGAGGGCATCGCCGAGGCCGACGTGCCCCGAGAGGAAGTGTTCGTCGCGACGAAAGTCCACGCCGAGAAGTTCGGACTCGCCCACGAGGAAGTGATCGAGGGACTGGAAGCCAGCCTCGACCGCCTCGGACTCGACTCGCTTGACCTGCTGTACGTCCACTGGCCGGTGGGCAACTACGATCCCGCGGAGACGATGCCGGCGTTCGACGAACTCCGAGAGCGGGGCCTGATCGACCACGTCGGCCTGAGCAACTTCTCGGCCGAACTCCTCGACGAGGCGCTTGCTGAGCTCTCCGCCCCGCTGTTTGCCCACCAGGTCGAGATGCATCCGCTGCTCCAGCAGGACGAACTGCTGGCTCACGCACGCGAACACGACTACAACCTCGTGGCCTACTCGCCGCTGGCACGCGGGAACGTCTTCGAGCTGCCCGAACTCCAGTCGATCGCGGAGAAACACGGCGTCAGTGAGGCACAGGTCAGTCTCGCCTGGCTCCAGTCCAAAGGCGTGGTGACGCCGATCCCGAAGGCGTCGAGCGAAGAACACATCCGCGACAACCTCGCGTCGCGCGAACTCGAACTCGACGAGGAGGACGTCGAGGCGATCGAGGCGATCGACCGGACCGAGCGGTTCGTCGAGCGCGACGGCGCGCCGTGGCTCTGAAACCGGCGATCGTCCAGTAATTCGCGACCGCGATCGAGAAGCAGTGACGGCCGACAGTGTCACCAGGACGTGATCGTCACGTCACGCAGCGGTCGGTCGAGGGGAACGTCGACGACGCCGCCGGTGTAGTGTGAGACGTAGAAGCCGACGATCATCTCCAGGGATCGCACGGCCTCCTCGCCGGGCGAGTAGTTCTCCGATTCACCCGCGAGGAGGTCCTGGACGTGGGCGGCGGCGTTGGCGAAGGAGTTCTTGTAGTCGTCGTCCCAGGTCCACTCGCCGTCGATGCTGTCCAGTGGCGTCTCGACGTGTTCGCCGTCTTCGAGCCGCCAGTAGCGCCACTCGCCGTCGTCGTTGTTGAGATAGAGTTTCCCCTCGGTGCCGACGAAGTTCAGCGTCATCGAAGAGATATCGCGGGGAATCGTACAGTCGACCGTCACGAAGGTCCCGTCCTCCATGACCACGTAGCCGCCGCCACCGGCGTCGTCGACCGTCTCGTCGACGTCGAGCGAGTCGACGGCCTCGTTTTCGCCGGTGATGTAGCCGTTGACCTCCCGTGGCACCGTATCGAGCAGGAAGACGAGCGTGTCGAGGACGTGTGTCGAGTTGCGCATCAGCTCCATGCGGTACTGGGTGCTGACCGACCGCACGTCGCCCAGAATGTTCTCGTGCTGGATGAGATAGCGGAGCCGCTGGAGCTTCTCGGTGAACCGAAACGAGTGGTTGACGACCAGTTCCGTCCCCGTCTCCGCGCAGGTGTCGACCATCTCCTGTGCCCGGGACACGTCCGAGGCGATCGGCTTCTCACACCAGATCACGTCCGGATCGGCGGGCGACTGTGCGGCGTCGATCGCGTGGCCGTCGTGGAGATACGACGGCGTACAGATCGAGACCACGTCGAGGTCTTCGCTCGCGAGCATCGTCTCGTGGTCCAGATAGCGGCCACTGTCGGGGATGTCCCACGCGTCGCCGAACGTGTCGAGCTTGTCCTCGTCTACGTCCGCGACGGCGACGAGTTCGATCTCCGACGTGCTGGCGTAGCCGCCAGCGTGACTGGCGTCGATCTTTTCGTTTCCGATGGCGTCCTCGTCGTGCATCCCGAGGATGCCCATGCCGGCGATACCGCCCGTTCCGATGATCGCTGCGTTGTAGCTCATAGTGGTCTGTGGTTCTGCGTCGTCGAGTCAAGCCGGATGGCTGGAGCCACTGCTCGACTGACCCATGCGAAGCTCTTTCGACACCGCTATTTATAAATCCTTGAGTTTCCGCACCGAACGAGAGCATGCTGTCGGCCACATCGGCGGTCGGAGGGCCGGCCGCGCGTCGAGGGCAGAGCCACAACATACATTGTCCACAGCGCGGTTGGGGTGGTATGGGAAATCCAGTCACGGAGAACCCACTGGAGACGCGGTCGGACGTACAGCGAGCGGTGCGACAGCTCGTCGCACCCCTGGAAGCACACCACAGTCCGGGCGGGGCACTCGTTCGCGTCGGCGCGGCCGGCGCGTCGTTCCCGAACCACGAAGCGGGGATCGAGGGGTACGCTCGCTCGCTGTGGGGCCTCGCCACACTCGCGGCCGGCGGCGGCGAGTTCGACGGGTGGGAACGGTATCGGGCGGGACTGGTCAACGGAACGGACCCGGATCACCCTGAGTACTGGGGCACGATCGCCGACGGGCGACAGAAGGTCGTCGAGGGCTCCTGTCTGGGAATGGCGCTCGGGCTCGTCCCCGAGCGGCTCTGGGAGCCACTCGACGAGGCGGAACGCGAGCGAGTACAGACCTGGCTGACGGCGGCCAACGGCGAGTGGATCCCGGACAACAACTGGCGCTTTTTCCGGGTGCTGGCCAACGTCGGGCTGTCGTCGGTCGGTGCCTCGTTCGACCGCCAGCAGGTCGCGACCGACCTGGACCGTCTGGAAACGTTCGCGCTGGAGAACGGCTGGTACGCCGACGGTCCGGACGCCCCGGTCGACTACTACTGTGCGTGGACGATGCACGTCGAGGGGCTCCTCTACGCCTGGCTGGCCGAGGACGATGCCGAGCGAGCGGCCCGGTTCAGGCGGCGGGCGGTCGAGTTCGCAAGCGAGTACCGCCACCTGTTCGAGCCCAGCGGGCGCGCGGTCCCCTACGGCCGGAGTCTCACCTACCGGTTCGCCCAGGCCGCGTTCTGGGGCGCGCTCGCGCTCGTCGGTCGAGACGCCGACCTCCCGTGGGGCGAGATCAGGGGGCTGTGGCTCCGGAATCTCCGGTGGTGGTTCGACCAGCCGATCTTCGCCGCCGACGGGACGCTGACCGTCGGCTACCGCTACCCCTCACAGAAGATGACCGAGCGGTACAACTCCCCGTCCTCGCCGTACTGGGCGTTTCGGGCGTTCCTGCCCCTGATCGCCGACGCGGACCACCCCTTCTGGACGGCCGAGGAACGGCCGCTGCCCGAACTCGACCGCCAGCGGCCGATCGAGGCGGCGGACCTGCTCGTCCGGCGCGGGCCGGACCACGTCGTCGCGTTCACCGGCGACACCGCCACGCCCCGCTACCGGAACAAGTACGACAAGTTCGCCTACTCCAGTCACTTCGGGTTCGGCGTCGACGACGGGATCGCCGGACTCGACGCCTGTGGAATCGACAGCACGCTCGTGGTCAGTACGGACGGCGAGCACTTCCGCGGACGGACGGCGGACCTCGACGGCAGCGTCGACGACGGCGTCGCGGCGTCGACGTGGGACCCCTTCGACGACGTGACAGTCAGGACGAAGGTGCTCCCGGTCGGACCGTGGCACGTCCGCATCCACCAGCTCGAAGCCGCGCGAGCGATCGAGACCGCGGAGGGCGGCTTCGCGCTGCCGACGACCGAGGAACGGTACGCCGACGACGTACGAGAGACGACCGAGGGACAGATGGCGGCGGTGTCGTTCGAGGACTTCAGCGGTCTCCGGGCCGTCGGCGGCGGGAACCGCTGTGAGCCAGCGGTGACCACACCGGTCCCGAACACGAACGTCCAGCATCCCCGTACCGCGGTCCCGGTCCTCTCTCGCTCCTTCGAGCCCGGCAGTTACCGGTTCGCGTCGGCCGTCCTCGGCGTGCCGGGGACAGCCAGCCCGACGGCCTGGACCGAACCGCCGACCGTCGAGTGGACCTGGTCGGGGGTCACCGTCGGCGACGGCGAGGGAGAGACGGTACAGACAGTCAGTCTCGAACAGAAGTAGCAGCGACCGTCAGTCCGCCAGCGAGGCGCTGAACGCGCCGTCGTCGAACTCGATCGGCGTCGCTTCCTCGACGACCCGGAGGTCCTCGCGCTGGCGTGCGTCCTCGATCAGGGCCTCGGAGGCGAAGAAGCGAGCGAGGTGCATGGTGTCACGCGCCCGGACCACGCGAACGGTCTCGGGATCGACGACGCCGATGGTCGAGAGCGCCGCGACGAGACCGGCCCTGTCGCTCTCGACGACCGGCGGCAGACGGACGCCGCGGACGGTGCTGGCGGTGAGCGCGTTGATCAGGGTCGTCTCGGCGTCCAGCTCGGCGACCACGTCCTCGTGGATCAGGTCCGCCGAGCCGACGCCCATCGCGTTGCCGTGGGTCGCCGCCGTCAGCCCGCGGGTGTAGATGCGCTTGATCGTCGGCTCGTCGGGTGCCGGCTCGTTGATCGCGAAGGCCCGACGGCCGATGACGTTCGTGTCGAGCCCCTGGCCGCTGATGTCCTTGCCCTGTCTGTCGAACACGACCACGTCGAGCTCCGAGAAGGGCAGCGTCGGCATGACATCGTAGGCCCGTTCGAGCAGTTCCCGCTCGCGGTCGAGGAAGCCACCCGGTGGGACGCCCTCGATCAGCGTCGTCTCGTCGTGCTGATCTTCCAGCAGGGCGATCCCGCCCACGACCGGCAACGCGTCGAGCAGCTGCCCGGCGATCTCCGGGATCATGTTCCGGAACGACCAGTCGACGGCCCACTCGTGGGCGATCTTCGCGCCCCGTTGCTTGCCCATCCCGATGACGAGCATCTTCGAGAGCCCGCTCTCGACGGCCCCGTCGAAGTCGGTGTGGGGCTTGACGCGGTTGATCGGGACGATGGCGTCGGCCCCGGCGGCGTGGGCGTCGGCGACGACCGGCACGTCCCGCTCGGGCGTTCGGCCCACCTCGACCACGTCCATGCTGGACCGGATCTCACAGCCGATCGACGACTCCGTGACGCCCAGTTCCGCGAGCATCTCGGCCTGTCCCTCGCCGGTCGCGCCGCCGTGGCTCCCCATCGCCGGGAAGACGAACGGATCGTACCCCCTGTCTTCGAGCGTCGAGACGGCCGCTGCGACGATCTCGGAGACGTTGTCGATTCCCCGGCTGCCGACGCCCAGCGCGATCTCGCCGCCCGCGGGCACGTCGTCGAGTTCGAGAGCATCGACGGCGCTCTCGACGTGGGCGTCGATGGCCGCGGCCGGGATCGGATCGGTCTCCCAGACCTGTTCGACGACACCGAGTTTCGGGAGGTCGAGATCGCCACACGCGTCGACGATCGTCGCCTCCGGAACCGAGAGTTCGCTGGCGCTTTGGTTTCGCTCCATGCGCCCACTGTGTGGCGAGAGCGTCATAAACGTGGCTGATACCGCCGGTCGGCGGGTGTCGACGGATCTCAAGATTTAAGGGTCGAACTGCCGCCTATCGAACTGATGCGCTTCGTTCGATACACCGACGGAACGACCCCAGCGTGGGGTCTGGAACGCGAACAGACGATTCACGCACTGTCCGATCTCCCGTGGGGAGAGCCGTCACTGAACGACCTCGCGAACCCCAGCTACCGATCACACGTCGCAGCCCGCATCGAGAACGGGGCGTCGACGCAGATCGATCCCACCGCTGTGTCGCTGCTCGCACCGGTGCCACAGCCGGGCAAGATCGTCTGCTGTGGCCTCAACTACCACGATCACGCCCAGGAGCAAGACGAGACGGTGCCGGACAGCCCGATGCTGTTCGGGAAGGCCCCGACCGCCGTCACCAACCCGGCAGATCCGATCGTCCACCCCGATCCCGAGGGGCCGCCCCAGGTCGACTACGAGGTCGAACTGGCCGTCGTCGTCGGCGACACGATCTCCTCGGTCGACGAGGCCGACGCCTACGACCACATCGCCGGCTACACCGTGCTCAACGACGTGAGCGAGCGAACGGCCCAGAACGAAGACGGGCAGTTCTTCCGGGGCAAGAGCTACGACACGTTCGCCCCGATGGGGCCGCGACTGGTCACCGGCGACGACATCGATCCGAACGCCCTCGACGTGGAGTTGCGCGTCGACGGCGAGACGAAGCAGTCCTCGAACACCGAGCAGTTCATCTTCGACGTGGGCGAGCTCGTCGCCTACATCAGCGATGCCATGACGCTGCGGCCCGGCGACGTGATCTCGACGGGGACGCCCGGCGGCGTCGGCATCTTCCGCGATCCGGTCGAGGTGCTGGAACCGGGCCAGACGGTCGAGGCAGAGATCGAAGGTATCGGAACGCTTCGGAATCCGGTCGTCGGCCGATAGGGGCGACGAGCGCGGCCGGCGGAGTCGGTCGTACTGTCGGCCGTCCATCTGTCCGCGATTTCGATATCCCGACAGCGAATCCCGTTACGAAGTGACAGCCGACGGTATCAGGCGCGATCGGGAACCACGAGGACCACGATGTCGTTGACGTTCGTTCCCGTGGGGCCGGTCCGAATCGTCGCGTCCGTCTCGCTCAGGAACCGGCCCGCGTCGTTGGCGGCGAGCGCCTCTCGGGCGGCCGCCCGATCCGTGACCGTCTCGCCGTCGACGAGCGCGCCAGCGACCGCCGAACTCCCGTCCTCGCCGTCGCTGTCGACGGCGGCGACGATCGTCTCGCCGGTCAGTTCGATCCCGGCCGACAGCGCGAGTTCCTGGTTGGGACCGCCGGTCCCGCCCTCGCCGGTGATCGAGACGGTACACTCCCCGCCGGCCAGCACGACTGCCGGCGGTTCGATCGGGTCGCCGGTGGCGGCGATCTCCTCGGCGACGGCCAGCAAGGTCGTGCCGGCCTCGCGGGCCTCGCCACGCAGGCGCGAAGTCACCACGAGCGGCGTGTACCCCGCCTCGCGTGCGACATCGCGGGCCGCGTCGAGCGCCAGCGCGTTGTCCCCGACCAGGTGCGTCCGGACGCGCTCGGCCGACAGCGCAGCGGTGGTCGGCGTTTCCGACCGCCGACCCGCGTCCCCGGCCGCGAGGTGCGAGGCGACGGCGTCCGGCGGCGTAACGTCGTACCATTCGAGCACGGCCAGGGCGTCGCCGTAGGTCGTCTCGTCCGGGACCGTCGGCCCACTGCCGATGGCCGACAGGTCGTTGCCGACGACATCCGAGAGAACGAGCGTTGCGACCGTGGCCGGCGCGGCCGCCCGTGCGAGGCGGCCCCCCTTGACCTCCGAGAGGTGTTTGCGGACCGCGTTGATTTCGTGGATGGGCGCGCCGCTGTCGAGCAGCAGCGCCGTCGTCTCGCGGAGTTCCGTCAGCGAGAGGTCGCCGGCCGGAGCCGTCAGGAGTGCGCTCGTCCCGCCGGTGACGACCGGGAGCACGAGCGTCTCGGCGTCGGCGGCCGCCACCAGTTCCAGCAGGTCGGTCGTGGCCCGGACGTTGCGCTCGGACGGAAGCGGATGGTCGCCGGTGACACACCGGACGCGGTCGCCGTCGGTCGGGTGTTTGGTCACGACCAGTCCGTCGGTAACGTGGTCGCCGAGGATCGATTCCAGCGCGGCGACGACGCCGCTGGCGGCTTTCCCGCCGCCGACGACGAACACGTCGCGGTACGCGGTGAGGTCGTACTCGGTGTCGGCGATCGACAGCGTTTCATCCGTGACAGAGACGGCCGACCGGATCGCCGCTTCGGGTGCCGCGGCGGCGATCGCGCGTTCGAGACAGTCGAGTGCGAGAGCGTGGTCCGGACTGCGCTCCAGTGTCGCTCGGTTCTCGATCATGGCTCACCGTGCGTGCTCCGACCCAAAAGAGTGTGTGTTCGAGAGCGGGCAAAGTGGCAGTGGATTTAATACCATCCGATTAATTCGCCAACAGTATGCAGATCGAACACCCCTACACCGGCGACGGGCGTTGGCTGCGAGGGAACCTCCACACGCACACGACGGAGACCGACGGCGCGGACACCGTCGAGGAAGTACTCGACGCCTACGAGTCGATCGGACACGACTTCCTCGCAATCTCTGACCACGACCTGCTTGTCGATCCCGACCGGTATCGGGCGGACACGTCGCTGACGCTGTTGCCGGCCGTCGAAGTGACGGCGAACGGCACCCACGTGGTACACGTCG from Halomicrobium mukohataei DSM 12286 encodes the following:
- a CDS encoding glycerate kinase type-2 family protein, whose translation is MIENRATLERSPDHALALDCLERAIAAAAPEAAIRSAVSVTDETLSIADTEYDLTAYRDVFVVGGGKAASGVVAALESILGDHVTDGLVVTKHPTDGDRVRCVTGDHPLPSERNVRATTDLLELVAAADAETLVLPVVTGGTSALLTAPAGDLSLTELRETTALLLDSGAPIHEINAVRKHLSEVKGGRLARAAAPATVATLVLSDVVGNDLSAIGSGPTVPDETTYGDALAVLEWYDVTPPDAVASHLAAGDAGRRSETPTTAALSAERVRTHLVGDNALALDAARDVAREAGYTPLVVTSRLRGEAREAGTTLLAVAEEIAATGDPIEPPAVVLAGGECTVSITGEGGTGGPNQELALSAGIELTGETIVAAVDSDGEDGSSAVAGALVDGETVTDRAAAREALAANDAGRFLSETDATIRTGPTGTNVNDIVVLVVPDRA